The following coding sequences lie in one Bacillus thermozeamaize genomic window:
- a CDS encoding fumarate hydratase, which translates to MERFKESMLKLITETSTKLPPDVRKAIAEAKAKEDAATRAGLALSTIAENLEMAEANVSPICQDTGLPTFEIKVPVGANQIVMREQIREAVAEATAQGILRPNSVDSLTGKNSGNNLGPETPVIHFEQWEKDEIEVRLILKGGGCENKNIQYSLPTDLEGLGRAGRDLDGVRKCILHAVYQAQGQGCSAGFIGVGIGGDRTSGYALAKQQLFRPVDDVNPVPELAELEKYIMEAANKLSIGTMGFGGEVTLLGCKIGAINRIPASFFVSVAYNCWAFRRQGVILDPVTGEIRDWLYKETTAAPEVKEPAKSAVSSGERREIVLRAPISEEQIRQLKVGDIVIINGPMYTGRDALHKYLMDHDAPVDLNGGVLYHCGPVMLKNKETGEWEVKAAGPTTSIREEPYQGEIIRKFGIRAVIGKGGMGPKTLAALKEYGAVYLNAIGGAAQYYARCVKKVNGVHFLEEFGVPEAMWEFEVEGFAAIVTMDAHGNSLHADVEKTSLEKLEQFKEPVFV; encoded by the coding sequence ATGGAACGGTTCAAAGAGAGCATGCTCAAGTTGATCACGGAAACCTCCACCAAATTGCCGCCGGACGTGCGCAAGGCGATCGCGGAGGCCAAAGCCAAGGAAGATGCAGCCACCAGGGCGGGCCTTGCTTTGTCCACCATCGCGGAAAACCTGGAAATGGCGGAGGCCAATGTGTCGCCGATTTGCCAGGATACGGGCTTGCCCACTTTTGAAATCAAGGTGCCGGTCGGCGCCAACCAGATTGTGATGCGGGAGCAAATTCGCGAGGCGGTTGCGGAGGCGACGGCCCAGGGAATCCTGCGTCCCAACTCGGTCGATTCGCTGACCGGCAAGAACAGCGGCAACAACCTGGGGCCCGAAACGCCTGTGATTCACTTTGAACAGTGGGAGAAAGACGAGATTGAAGTACGCCTGATCCTCAAAGGCGGGGGTTGCGAGAACAAGAACATTCAGTATAGTCTGCCAACCGATCTGGAGGGCCTCGGCAGGGCCGGCCGTGATCTGGACGGTGTTCGCAAGTGCATTTTGCATGCCGTCTACCAGGCTCAGGGGCAGGGTTGCAGCGCCGGCTTTATTGGCGTCGGCATTGGCGGCGACCGGACGAGCGGTTATGCTTTGGCCAAGCAGCAGCTCTTCCGTCCGGTGGATGATGTCAACCCGGTTCCGGAGCTGGCGGAGCTGGAGAAGTACATCATGGAGGCGGCCAACAAATTGTCCATCGGGACCATGGGGTTTGGCGGGGAAGTGACGCTTCTGGGCTGCAAGATCGGGGCCATTAACCGCATACCGGCCAGCTTCTTTGTCTCCGTGGCATACAACTGCTGGGCTTTCCGCAGGCAGGGCGTCATCCTCGATCCCGTAACGGGAGAGATTCGCGACTGGTTGTACAAGGAAACAACCGCCGCTCCCGAAGTGAAAGAGCCTGCGAAAAGCGCTGTGTCAAGCGGAGAAAGACGCGAAATCGTCCTGCGGGCACCGATCAGTGAAGAACAGATCCGCCAGCTGAAGGTGGGGGACATCGTGATCATCAACGGTCCGATGTACACCGGACGGGATGCCCTGCACAAGTACCTGATGGATCACGACGCCCCGGTAGACCTCAATGGCGGTGTGCTGTACCATTGCGGCCCGGTGATGTTGAAAAACAAGGAAACTGGCGAGTGGGAAGTCAAGGCGGCCGGACCGACCACCAGTATCCGGGAGGAACCCTATCAGGGAGAGATTATCCGGAAATTCGGGATTCGCGCCGTCATCGGCAAGGGAGGCATGGGCCCGAAAACGCTGGCGGCGTTGAAAGAATACGGCGCCGTCTATCTGAACGCGATTGGGGGAGCCGCGCAGTATTACGCCCGTTGCGTGAAGAAAGTCAATGGCGTTCATTTTCTCGAAGAGTTCGGAGTGCCTGAGGCGATGTGGGAATTTGAAGTGGAAGGCTTTGCGGCCATTGTCACGATGGATGCCCATGGCAACAGCCTCCATGCCGATGTGGAAAAAACGTCGCTGGAGAAGCTGGAACAGTTCAAGGAACCGGTTTTTGTGTGA
- a CDS encoding ABC transporter ATP-binding protein, giving the protein MLRLEGITKVFNPGSQDEKRALNNVSLHLKPGDFATIIGSNGAGKSTLMNIISGVLPSDQGKIWIDGERVDGLPEYKRAAMIGRVFQDPMAGTSPNMSIEENLSMAYIRGKRRGLRRGVTRQQRQYFREMLASLGIGLENRLTAKVGLLSGGERQALSLLMATMNQPKILLLDEHTAALDPNRAQLVTQLTEKVVRENRLTTLMVTHNMEQAILLGNRLIMMDKGEIILDISGEEKQQLTVSKLLDHFRRIKGKELADERMVLS; this is encoded by the coding sequence ATGCTGCGGCTGGAAGGAATCACAAAAGTCTTCAATCCGGGCTCCCAAGACGAAAAACGGGCCTTGAACAATGTCTCGTTGCATTTAAAACCGGGTGATTTCGCCACCATTATCGGAAGCAACGGGGCAGGAAAATCCACCCTGATGAACATTATCTCCGGGGTGCTTCCGTCCGATCAAGGAAAAATATGGATAGACGGAGAACGCGTCGACGGTTTGCCGGAATACAAGCGGGCAGCCATGATTGGCCGCGTCTTTCAGGATCCGATGGCCGGCACCTCGCCCAACATGAGCATTGAGGAAAACCTGTCGATGGCATATATCCGCGGCAAAAGGCGGGGGTTGCGCAGAGGCGTTACGCGTCAGCAACGCCAGTATTTCCGTGAAATGCTCGCATCCTTGGGAATCGGCCTGGAAAACCGCCTTACTGCCAAAGTGGGGCTTTTATCCGGCGGCGAAAGACAGGCCCTGAGCCTGCTGATGGCCACCATGAACCAGCCGAAAATCCTTTTGCTGGATGAACATACGGCCGCCCTTGATCCAAACCGCGCACAGCTGGTCACCCAACTGACTGAGAAAGTTGTCAGGGAAAACCGGCTCACCACGCTGATGGTGACCCACAACATGGAACAGGCCATCCTGCTTGGGAACCGTTTGATCATGATGGACAAGGGAGAAATCATCCTGGATATTTCCGGTGAGGAAAAACAACAATTGACCGTGTCAAAACTGCTGGATCACTTCAGACGCATCAAAGGAAAAGAACTGGCTGACGAACGGATGGTATTAAGCTGA
- a CDS encoding ABC transporter permease, with protein sequence MKLAYALQGAVESGLIFAIMAIGVYLTFRILAFPDLTVDSSFTTGGAIASVLIINGTNPVLASLAALGAGMLAGMCTGLIHTKGKINNLLSGIIMMIALYSINLRIMGRPNIPLLGEEGNLVTWMKNMLPTPFSFILTMAVVVLLIKVFIDWFLKTEIGLALRATGDNPRMIRSLGVHTDQTIILGLSLSNGLVALSGAFFAQFQGSSDAAMGIGMIVIGLASVIIGESLFGTRSLFWTTAAVIGGAIVYRLVVAMALRIPGFEASDLRLITAIIVIIALTAPLYTERFKKRRISAKKTAASKASGLATADSHHLNKEEGA encoded by the coding sequence ATGAAGTTGGCCTACGCTTTGCAAGGAGCGGTGGAATCCGGCCTCATCTTTGCCATCATGGCCATCGGCGTTTACCTTACCTTTCGCATCCTGGCCTTTCCGGACTTGACGGTAGACAGCAGCTTTACAACCGGTGGAGCGATCGCATCTGTCCTTATCATCAACGGCACGAATCCTGTTTTGGCATCCCTTGCAGCCCTGGGGGCAGGCATGCTGGCCGGGATGTGCACCGGACTCATTCATACGAAAGGAAAAATCAACAACCTGTTATCCGGAATTATCATGATGATCGCGCTGTATTCCATCAACCTGCGAATCATGGGGCGGCCCAACATCCCCTTGCTGGGTGAGGAAGGCAACCTGGTCACATGGATGAAAAACATGCTGCCCACGCCGTTTTCTTTTATCCTCACGATGGCAGTTGTGGTACTGCTCATCAAGGTTTTTATCGACTGGTTCCTGAAAACGGAAATTGGTCTGGCTTTGCGCGCAACAGGGGATAATCCGCGGATGATTCGCAGTTTGGGCGTGCATACGGATCAGACGATTATCTTGGGATTATCCTTATCCAACGGTCTGGTAGCGCTGTCCGGAGCCTTTTTTGCCCAGTTTCAGGGTTCAAGCGACGCAGCCATGGGAATCGGGATGATCGTCATCGGACTGGCCTCGGTCATCATCGGCGAATCTCTTTTCGGCACCCGTTCCCTGTTTTGGACGACAGCAGCCGTTATCGGCGGCGCGATTGTCTACCGGCTCGTGGTGGCCATGGCACTGCGCATCCCTGGTTTTGAAGCTTCCGATCTGCGGCTGATCACAGCGATCATCGTCATCATCGCCCTGACCGCGCCGTTGTACACCGAACGCTTCAAGAAAAGACGGATTTCAGCGAAAAAAACGGCCGCGTCTAAAGCCTCCGGCTTGGCCACAGCAGATTCTCATCATCTCAACAAGGAGGAGGGAGCCTGA
- a CDS encoding globin produces MTPDQPQQIPFSPSPKQTPYEAIGGAERLRKLVEAFYKRVKADPDLSPIFPEDLTPVMEKQYKFLTQFLGGPSLYTDEYGPPRLRMRHLPFPITPKRAKAWLNCMAQAMDEVGLEGPARDLFFHRLVLTAEHMINAEDDNQPRQ; encoded by the coding sequence ATGACTCCCGATCAGCCGCAACAAATCCCGTTTTCTCCATCTCCGAAACAAACGCCCTACGAGGCCATCGGCGGAGCGGAGCGCCTGCGGAAATTGGTTGAAGCATTTTACAAGCGAGTCAAAGCGGACCCGGACCTCAGTCCGATTTTTCCTGAGGATTTGACGCCGGTGATGGAAAAACAATACAAGTTCCTCACCCAATTTTTGGGCGGCCCTTCCCTGTACACCGATGAATACGGCCCGCCCCGCTTGCGGATGCGCCACCTGCCTTTTCCCATCACGCCGAAACGGGCCAAAGCATGGCTGAATTGCATGGCACAGGCGATGGATGAAGTGGGCTTGGAAGGTCCCGCGCGGGATCTATTCTTCCACCGGCTGGTTCTGACTGCCGAGCACATGATCAATGCCGAGGACGACAATCAGCCCAGACAATAA
- a CDS encoding oligoendopeptidase F, whose translation MAEQNTYTLPSRDEIDARYKWKLEDIYPSDEQWEQDFAEARAMVEKFSQYRGQVTASADKLLEAIRAYEQINQRLEKLYVYARMRSDEDQTVTKYQAMSDRAQGLSVQANSAMAFFVPEILSLDEQRLEQFFQERPDLRLYDFFLQEILREKPHRRTPEEEEIIAMAGELAQAPTNIYSILNNAEIRFPTIRDEQGQEVELTKARFLTFMESPDRRVRRDAFNAMYETYGSFRHTLAASLNAGVKQEIFFARVRRFGSALEAALHPDHVPVEVYHSLIDTIHEHLPLLHRYMELRKKLLKLDELHMYDLYVPLVENVEMKIPYEKALELVKEGLHPLGEEYQQLLEEAFASGWIDVYENRGKRGGAYSWGAYGTHPYVLLNYQENLDNVFTIAHEMGHALHSYYSDREQPYIYSQYTIFVAEVASTLNEALLMDYLMKRTEDPKQKMVLVNHYLEQFRGTVFRQVKFAEFEKIIHEKVEAGEALTADLLCEIYLDLNKTYYGPAMVVDEEIAVEWARIPHFYSNFYVYKYATGFSAAQALANKILTEGAPAVARYLEFLKGGGSDTPINLLKRAGVDMTKPEPVREAMRTFGRLLDQLEELAEKQTS comes from the coding sequence ATGGCTGAACAGAACACGTACACATTGCCGTCGCGTGACGAGATTGACGCGCGTTATAAGTGGAAACTGGAAGACATTTATCCGTCTGATGAACAGTGGGAGCAGGATTTTGCGGAGGCCCGGGCGATGGTTGAAAAGTTTTCCCAGTACCGCGGGCAAGTGACAGCGTCGGCTGACAAGCTGCTCGAAGCGATCAGGGCGTACGAACAAATCAACCAGCGGCTGGAAAAGCTCTATGTCTACGCGCGGATGCGCAGCGACGAGGATCAGACGGTGACTAAATATCAAGCCATGTCTGACCGGGCACAGGGTTTGAGCGTGCAAGCAAACAGCGCGATGGCGTTTTTTGTTCCGGAAATCCTGTCGTTGGATGAGCAGAGGTTGGAACAGTTTTTCCAGGAACGGCCCGACCTGCGTCTGTATGACTTTTTTTTGCAGGAAATTCTGCGGGAAAAGCCGCACCGTCGCACACCCGAAGAAGAAGAGATCATTGCCATGGCCGGCGAACTGGCCCAAGCGCCGACGAACATTTATTCCATCTTGAATAACGCAGAGATTCGGTTTCCGACTATCCGGGATGAACAGGGGCAAGAGGTTGAACTGACAAAGGCGCGGTTTCTCACTTTCATGGAAAGTCCAGACCGGCGGGTGCGCCGCGATGCTTTCAACGCCATGTATGAGACGTATGGTTCGTTCCGGCATACGCTGGCCGCCAGTTTGAACGCCGGCGTGAAGCAGGAAATCTTTTTTGCGCGGGTGCGCCGTTTTGGTTCCGCTCTGGAAGCGGCGCTTCATCCCGATCATGTGCCGGTCGAAGTTTATCATTCCTTGATTGACACGATTCATGAACATCTGCCTCTCCTGCACAGGTATATGGAACTCCGCAAAAAACTGTTAAAGCTGGATGAACTCCATATGTACGACCTGTATGTGCCGCTGGTTGAAAATGTGGAGATGAAAATCCCGTATGAAAAGGCGCTTGAATTGGTGAAAGAGGGACTGCATCCGCTGGGAGAAGAATATCAGCAGTTGCTCGAGGAGGCGTTTGCAAGCGGCTGGATCGATGTGTATGAGAACCGGGGGAAACGCGGGGGCGCCTATTCATGGGGAGCTTACGGCACGCATCCATATGTGCTGCTCAACTACCAGGAGAATCTGGACAATGTGTTCACGATTGCCCATGAGATGGGGCATGCGCTGCATTCGTATTACTCTGATCGCGAGCAGCCCTATATTTACTCCCAATACACCATCTTTGTCGCGGAAGTGGCCTCCACCCTGAATGAGGCGTTGTTGATGGATTACCTGATGAAGCGGACGGAAGATCCAAAACAAAAAATGGTTCTCGTCAATCATTACCTGGAGCAGTTCCGCGGGACGGTTTTCCGTCAGGTGAAGTTTGCCGAGTTTGAAAAAATCATTCATGAGAAAGTGGAAGCAGGCGAGGCATTGACCGCCGATCTGCTCTGTGAGATTTATCTTGACCTGAACAAGACCTATTACGGTCCGGCGATGGTGGTGGATGAAGAGATTGCCGTCGAATGGGCGCGCATCCCGCATTTTTATTCCAACTTTTACGTCTACAAATATGCCACCGGCTTTTCTGCCGCACAAGCCCTTGCCAACAAAATTCTCACAGAAGGGGCGCCTGCTGTGGCCCGTTACCTGGAGTTTCTCAAGGGAGGGGGTTCCGATACGCCGATCAACCTGTTGAAAAGGGCGGGAGTGGATATGACCAAGCCGGAACCGGTGAGGGAAGCGATGCGGACATTTGGCCGCCTGCTGGATCAGTTGGAGGAGCTGGCAGAAAAACAAACTTCCTGA
- a CDS encoding A/G-specific adenine glycosylase, whose product MISIQLQPEYVEQLQAELLAWFRRRHRNLPWRRERDPYRIWVSEVMLQQTRVDTVIPYYERFIRLFPTLEDLARADEAEVLKAWEGLGYYSRARNLLQGVREVCERYGGQVPDTIEEMLSIKGIGPYTAGAILSIAYGKPVPAVDGNVMRVISRLFSIQEDIAKASTRKRIEELVQRLIPPDASSHFNQGLMELGALVCLPRSPACEDCPLQALCQAYRDGNQETLPVKAQKKPPRPVGLAAAVLWWDGKVLIRRRPHEGLLAGLWEFPNVVWEASFDRWRNMSRDEKVFWLIGRLEAIYPFRFEKPRYLMPVRHVFSHIKWDGAVFELAVTPLAEWQCQDERWVSVEELSRHAFPVPYGKVVRTIQRTQPRKS is encoded by the coding sequence ATGATCAGCATCCAGTTACAGCCAGAATACGTTGAGCAATTGCAAGCGGAACTGCTGGCCTGGTTTCGCCGAAGGCACCGCAATCTGCCCTGGCGGAGGGAAAGGGATCCGTACCGCATTTGGGTATCTGAGGTCATGTTGCAGCAAACGCGTGTCGATACCGTGATCCCCTATTACGAACGGTTTATCCGCCTTTTTCCGACCTTGGAGGATCTGGCGAGGGCGGATGAGGCCGAGGTGCTGAAGGCATGGGAAGGACTGGGGTATTATTCCCGGGCGCGCAATCTCTTGCAAGGGGTGCGAGAGGTTTGCGAGCGCTATGGAGGCCAGGTGCCTGATACAATAGAGGAAATGTTGTCAATTAAAGGCATTGGTCCCTATACGGCAGGGGCCATTTTGAGCATTGCTTACGGGAAACCGGTCCCGGCGGTAGACGGAAATGTGATGCGGGTGATCTCGCGTCTTTTTTCAATTCAGGAGGATATTGCCAAAGCTTCTACCAGAAAGCGGATCGAGGAACTGGTTCAGCGGCTTATTCCGCCTGACGCCAGTTCACACTTTAATCAGGGACTAATGGAACTGGGGGCGCTTGTATGCCTGCCGCGCTCTCCGGCCTGCGAAGATTGTCCGCTTCAGGCATTATGCCAGGCGTATCGGGATGGAAACCAGGAAACATTACCGGTCAAGGCGCAAAAAAAACCACCCCGGCCCGTGGGATTGGCAGCCGCTGTCCTATGGTGGGACGGCAAGGTCTTGATCCGGAGGCGGCCGCACGAAGGCTTGCTGGCCGGTCTCTGGGAGTTTCCCAATGTGGTCTGGGAGGCTTCGTTTGACAGGTGGCGGAACATGTCGCGGGATGAAAAGGTTTTCTGGCTCATCGGCCGCCTGGAAGCCATTTATCCGTTTCGATTTGAAAAGCCGCGCTATTTGATGCCCGTCCGGCATGTTTTCAGCCACATCAAATGGGATGGAGCTGTTTTTGAACTGGCTGTCACCCCGTTGGCAGAATGGCAGTGTCAAGACGAACGGTGGGTGAGTGTGGAAGAATTGTCGCGGCATGCTTTTCCTGTTCCATACGGGAAAGTGGTTCGAACTATCCAGCGTACTCAGCCACGGAAATCATAA
- a CDS encoding enoyl-[acyl-carrier-protein] reductase codes for MERSNARRFEGKVALITGGGRGIGRAIARRLAAEGCEIYINFFRNRKPAEETAEEISREFGVKTHLIKANVGDMAKLREMFAEVEAASGGLDIYINNAASGVLRPLVELEESHWDWTLNINSKALLFGAQQAARLMERRGGGKIVSISSLGSTRALPNYTAVGASKAALEALTRYLAVELAEKNIAVNAVSAGTVDTDALKHFPNREELLEDSQRRTPAGRLVEPDDVAKVVAFLCSEDAWMIRGQTIVVDGGMSLLL; via the coding sequence ATGGAGAGGTCAAATGCTCGGCGTTTTGAAGGGAAGGTCGCCCTGATCACGGGCGGCGGCCGTGGCATTGGCCGGGCGATCGCGAGGCGCCTGGCTGCCGAAGGGTGTGAGATTTACATTAACTTTTTCCGTAACCGCAAGCCGGCGGAAGAGACGGCAGAGGAGATCAGCAGGGAATTCGGCGTGAAAACCCACCTCATCAAGGCCAATGTGGGGGATATGGCCAAATTGCGGGAGATGTTTGCGGAAGTGGAAGCCGCCTCAGGCGGCCTGGATATTTATATCAACAACGCTGCCTCGGGAGTTTTGCGTCCGCTGGTGGAGCTTGAAGAGAGCCACTGGGACTGGACATTGAACATCAACAGCAAAGCGCTGCTGTTTGGCGCGCAGCAGGCGGCCCGGCTGATGGAACGGCGCGGGGGCGGGAAGATTGTCAGCATTTCCAGCCTCGGCAGCACGCGGGCGTTGCCCAATTATACGGCCGTAGGTGCCTCCAAGGCGGCTTTGGAGGCGTTGACGCGATACCTGGCGGTTGAGCTGGCCGAAAAAAACATTGCCGTCAATGCCGTTTCCGCCGGTACAGTGGATACCGACGCATTGAAGCATTTCCCCAATCGGGAGGAGTTATTGGAAGATTCGCAACGTCGGACCCCGGCGGGAAGGCTGGTGGAACCGGATGATGTGGCCAAAGTGGTCGCCTTTCTCTGTTCGGAGGATGCCTGGATGATCCGCGGCCAGACCATTGTGGTGGACGGCGGCATGTCACTCTTGCTTTGA